In the Granulosicoccus antarcticus IMCC3135 genome, ACAATCAATTGACTGGCTTTCTCTGCCAGTTTTGCCGCCAGTTCATCACAGGCAGTTTCATGGACATAGACTCTCTGGACCGATACACAGACCTGTCCGGCATGATAGAAGCCGCCTTTGAGTACGCTATCGATAACTGATTCGACGTCTGCAGACCGATCAACAATCACCGGGGCTGCGCCACCGTGTTCCAGAGCACAACGAGTCCCTGGTGATAGTTTGGAGCGCAACATCCAGCCAACTTTTGCTGAGCCGATGAACGAGAAGAAATTGACCCGTTCATCGACGACCAGCTTTTCGGCGTCTTCATTGCCAACGATCAGGGCTTGGCACCATCCTTCTGGCAAGCCGGCTTCCTGGAGTATTTCCACAAACTTCAAACACGACAATGGTGTTGTTTGCGCAGGCTTGATGATAACCGGTGCACCAACGGCAATCGCAGGAACGGTTTGGTGCACGATCAGATTCAGGGGGTGATTGAACGCACTGACCGACGAGACCACGCCAATGGGCTCACGCTGAGTAAAGGCCAACCTGTTAACTGAGGACGCCGTATGCCCCATGGGTATCTGCTCGCCCTTGATCTGCGGAATGTGCTCGATGGCCAGCTTCAGGCCATTGATCGCTCTGAGCACCTCTACTTTAGAGTCGGCATAGGGCTTGCCGCCTTCCTCTGCGGCAAGAAGAGTCAGTGCCTCTACCCTGTTACTCATGATCTGCGCAGCACGCTCGAGAATCTCGATACGTTGATAAGCAGGTAGCCATGCAGAACGATCTTCGAACAAGGCATGTGCTCGCGCCAGAGCCTGCTCCACATCCTCGGCTGTATTGACAGCGACCTGCTCGATGAGCTGACCGTTGAAAGGATTATTGACATTCAGCATGACGTGGCTCTCGTTGGAATCAGACAATGCAGGCACTTTCCTTCAACAACACATTAAGGATAGAGTGATTTAACGAATAGTCTACGGGTAGATCAATGACGTGCACCCCATCACCATTCAAAGCGGTTTCCAGAATCGATACAAAATTATCGTAGCTCGAAGCGCGATGTCCGGTTGCTCCAAAGCTATTGGCATACTGAACCAAATCCG is a window encoding:
- a CDS encoding aldehyde dehydrogenase family protein gives rise to the protein MLNVNNPFNGQLIEQVAVNTAEDVEQALARAHALFEDRSAWLPAYQRIEILERAAQIMSNRVEALTLLAAEEGGKPYADSKVEVLRAINGLKLAIEHIPQIKGEQIPMGHTASSVNRLAFTQREPIGVVSSVSAFNHPLNLIVHQTVPAIAVGAPVIIKPAQTTPLSCLKFVEILQEAGLPEGWCQALIVGNEDAEKLVVDERVNFFSFIGSAKVGWMLRSKLSPGTRCALEHGGAAPVIVDRSADVESVIDSVLKGGFYHAGQVCVSVQRVYVHETACDELAAKLAEKASQLIVGDPLDEKTEVGPLILPREVDRVSQWVEQARESGAKVLCGGKKLSETCYAPTVLLNPDDTATVSQNEIFGPVVCIYSYKDKSEAIARANALPYAFQASIYTNDLTDALDTSSKLNATAVMVNDHTAFRVDWMPFGGRDASGLGMGGIQYSMHDMTREKMLVIKSTVL